The following proteins are encoded in a genomic region of Hirundo rustica isolate bHirRus1 chromosome 3, bHirRus1.pri.v3, whole genome shotgun sequence:
- the RBM34 gene encoding RNA-binding protein 34, whose translation MRLPRAGAGPRQPAAAGGGQGPGERYVLGQVSGSLGAAAAPAAPLARLFRAAAPPVLVAVPAGNKKRKRAEEGEKVSEDQSLSVVQEPPVKAKKIKKKKRSEAEEKLSERENALAQADEEEDQKLFQNKAKQKKKASQAITKSVNSATGATAKQQKRRRVTDEAADRRTVFVGNLPVSCTVQVLKSLFKKYGQIQSIRFRSLIPAEDTVSKKVAAIKHKVHPNAKFINAYVVFKEECDAQKALKENGTEIASGFHIRVDTASKTSSHDNKRSVFLGNLSYDIRDDAVREHFLVCGDVVGVRVVRDRRTGLGKGFGYVLFENTDAVHLALKLNNSVLMGRKIRVQRVADQKKAQKSPDQSRAPKDKADKKKKEKSCSNDSFVGEKATPLKKSTKPKRLKTTPRNKAGKNKKSVDKNQSTKNAN comes from the exons ATGCGGCTTCCCCGGgccggcgcggggccgcggcagccggcggcggccgggggcggGCAGGGCCCGGGGGAGCGCTACGTGCTGGGACAGGTGTCGGGCAGCCTcggggcggccgcggctcccgcTGCGCCCCTCGCTCGCCTCttccgcgccgccgccccgccggtGCTGGTGGCTGTGCCCGCG ggaaataagAAGAGGAAGCGTGCAGAAGAAGGGGAGAAAGTGTCAGAAGACCAGAGCTTATCCGTCGTACAAGAACCTCCGGTAAAAgcaaagaagattaaaaaaaagaaacgttcagaagcagaggaaaaactgTCAGAGAG AGAGAATGCACTGGCGCAGGCAGATGAAGAGGAGGATCAAaaattgtttcaaaacaaagcgaagcaaaagaaaaaggcttcTCAAGCCATCACCAAAAGTGTTAATTCAGCTACGGGTGCTActgcaaaacagcaaaagagaagaagggtGACTGATGAAGCAGCAGACAGAAGAACGGTGTTTGTTGGAAACTTGCCTGTCAGCTGTACTGTTCAG GTACTGAAATCTCTTTTTAAGAAGTATGGACAAATCCAATCCATTCGCTTCCGGTCTCTG aTTCCAGCAGAAGATACTGTATCCAAAAAGGTAGCAGCAATCAA GCATAAGGTGCACCCGAATGCGAAGTTCATCAACGCTTACGTGGTCTTTAAGGAAGAATGTGATGCCCAGAAGGCTCTGAAGGA GAATGGAACAGAAATTGCTAGTGGATTTCACATCAGAGTTGACACTGCATCTAAAACCAGTTCG CATGACAATAAACGATCTGTATTCTTGGGAAATCTTTCATATG ACATCCGCGATGACGCCGTGCGGGAGCACTTCCTTGTCTGCGGGGACGTCGTGGGAGTGCGAGTGGTGAGAGACAGGAGGACGGGCTTGGGGAAAGGCTTCGGCTACGTCCTCTTTGAG AACACAGATGCCGTACATCTTGCTCTGAAACTCAACAACTCTGTTCTGATGGGAAGAAAGATACGAGTGCAGCGCGTAGCGGACCagaagaaagcacagaaaagtcCAGACCAGTCGCGTGCTCCCAAGGACAAAGCtgataagaagaaaaaagaaaagagctgctCTAATGATTCTTTTGTTGGTGAAAAAGCAACCCCATTAAAGAAGAGCACGAAACCAAAAAGACTAAAAACTACTCCCAGGAATAAggctgggaaaaacaaaaagtccGTTGATAAAAATCAATCCACTAAAAATGCTAATTAG